A region from the Acidobacteriota bacterium genome encodes:
- a CDS encoding dihydroorotase, with product MSQGKGQDGKQHRGQLVLQGGRVVDPSQGLDGRRDLLVEDGVVRAVEESLEVPEGAEVFDASELVVAPGLIDMHVHLREPGFEYKETLLTGTRSAAAGGFTAVACMANTSPVNDNSSVTRHILAEAERSGFARVYPIGAISKGMKGEELSELGEMVRAGAVAVSDDGLPVKNAELMRRALLYARHFDVPVIQHAEDLDLTGPGVMHEGEWSTRLGLPGIPGASEDVVVARDLILAEDSGGRYHVAHLSTGRALRLVRRAREDGLKVSCEVTPHHLLLTDQAVAEYNYSANTKMKPPLRSEADRQALLEGLADGSIDVIATDHAPHHPDEKAVQFSCSPFGILGLETALPLSLDRLVHAGVISLSRMVDLLSCGPARVLGIPGGTLAPGSVADITVFDPEKETTIDVSKSESKSRNTPFDGWRLKGSPVATFLGGRRVTL from the coding sequence ATGAGCCAAGGCAAGGGCCAAGACGGAAAGCAGCACCGCGGCCAATTGGTGCTCCAGGGTGGCCGGGTGGTGGACCCGAGTCAGGGGCTGGATGGCCGCCGCGATCTGCTGGTGGAAGACGGTGTGGTGCGGGCAGTGGAGGAGTCGCTGGAGGTGCCGGAGGGTGCCGAGGTCTTCGACGCCTCGGAACTGGTGGTCGCTCCCGGGCTCATCGACATGCACGTGCACCTGCGGGAGCCCGGCTTCGAATACAAGGAGACGCTGCTCACCGGCACCCGGTCCGCCGCCGCCGGTGGCTTCACCGCCGTCGCCTGCATGGCCAACACCAGCCCGGTGAACGACAACAGCTCGGTGACCCGCCACATCCTGGCGGAGGCGGAGCGTTCCGGTTTCGCCCGGGTCTATCCCATCGGGGCTATCAGCAAGGGGATGAAGGGAGAGGAGCTCTCGGAGCTGGGAGAGATGGTGCGCGCCGGCGCCGTCGCCGTCTCCGACGACGGGCTGCCGGTGAAGAACGCCGAGTTGATGCGTCGCGCCCTGCTCTACGCCCGCCACTTCGACGTGCCGGTGATCCAGCACGCCGAGGATCTGGATCTCACCGGTCCCGGGGTCATGCACGAGGGCGAGTGGTCTACCCGCCTCGGTCTACCGGGAATCCCCGGCGCCTCCGAGGACGTGGTGGTGGCCAGGGATCTGATCCTGGCGGAGGACAGCGGTGGTCGCTACCACGTGGCCCATCTGAGCACCGGCCGCGCCCTGCGCCTGGTGCGCCGGGCGCGGGAAGACGGGCTGAAGGTGAGCTGTGAGGTCACTCCCCACCACTTGCTGCTGACGGATCAGGCGGTGGCGGAGTACAACTACTCGGCCAACACCAAGATGAAGCCGCCGCTACGCTCCGAGGCGGATCGCCAGGCGCTCCTGGAAGGCCTCGCCGACGGCTCCATCGACGTCATCGCCACCGACCACGCGCCCCACCATCCGGACGAGAAGGCGGTGCAATTCTCCTGCTCGCCCTTCGGTATCCTGGGCCTCGAGACCGCTTTGCCCCTGTCCCTGGACCGCCTGGTCCACGCCGGCGTCATCTCCCTCTCCCGCATGGTGGATCTGCTCTCCTGCGGCCCGGCGAGAGTCCTCGGGATCCCCGGCGGCACCCTGGCCCCGGGCTCGGTAGCGGACATCACGGTCTTCGATCCCGAGAAGGAAACGACCATCGACGTCTCCAAATCCGAGAGCAA
- a CDS encoding aspartate carbamoyltransferase catalytic subunit yields MTWSRKDLLGIADLTPEEIQLILDTAEGFREVSQRPVKKVPTLRGKTVINLFFEASTRTRSSFEIAEKRLSADSINFSASSSALSKGESLIDTALNLQAMAPDVVVIRHMHPGVPHMLAERIAAGVVNAGDGAHEHPTQALLDAYTIRKRKGRLEGLKVAIIGDIEHSRVVRSNILLLTKMGAEVRVAGPHTMMPVAVEALGAQPVYSLSEALDGVDVVMMLRIQLERQSRMRMPSVKEYFHLFGLTPKHLALANDDAIVMHPGPMNRGVEIASEVADGPYSVILQQVEAGVAVRMAVLYLLLGLRDQEGEG; encoded by the coding sequence GTGACCTGGTCGAGGAAGGATCTCCTGGGCATCGCCGACCTGACGCCGGAGGAGATCCAGCTGATCCTCGACACCGCCGAAGGATTTCGCGAGGTTTCCCAGCGACCGGTGAAGAAGGTGCCGACGCTGCGCGGCAAGACGGTGATCAACCTCTTCTTCGAGGCCTCCACCCGCACTCGCTCCAGCTTCGAGATCGCCGAGAAGCGACTGAGCGCCGACTCGATCAATTTCTCCGCCTCATCCTCGGCCTTGTCCAAGGGCGAGAGCCTCATCGACACCGCCCTCAACCTCCAGGCCATGGCGCCGGACGTGGTGGTGATTCGCCACATGCACCCGGGAGTTCCCCACATGCTCGCCGAGCGCATCGCCGCGGGGGTGGTGAACGCCGGGGACGGCGCCCACGAGCATCCCACTCAAGCCTTGCTGGACGCCTACACCATCCGCAAGCGCAAGGGCCGGCTGGAAGGGCTCAAGGTCGCCATCATCGGCGATATCGAGCACAGCCGGGTAGTGCGCTCGAACATTCTCCTGCTCACCAAGATGGGCGCTGAAGTACGGGTCGCCGGTCCCCACACCATGATGCCGGTGGCGGTGGAGGCGCTGGGGGCCCAGCCGGTGTACAGCCTCTCCGAGGCCCTCGACGGCGTTGACGTGGTGATGATGTTGCGCATCCAGCTGGAGCGCCAAAGCCGCATGCGCATGCCGTCGGTGAAGGAATACTTCCACCTCTTCGGCCTGACGCCCAAGCACCTGGCCCTGGCCAACGACGACGCCATCGTGATGCATCCGGGCCCGATGAACCGGGGCGTGGAAATTGCCAGTGAGGTGGCCGACGGTCCCTATTCGGTAATCCTTCAGCAGGTGGAGGCGGGAGTGGCGGTGCGCATGGCGGTGCTCTATCTGCTCTTGGGGCTGCGGGACCAGGAGGGAGAAGGATGA
- the pyrR gene encoding bifunctional pyr operon transcriptional regulator/uracil phosphoribosyltransferase PyrR, giving the protein MQANLEPKVSLLDRQQMQRVIRRMAGEVVEMDGVEGLMLVGIRTRGVPLAQRMADAIEELEGVKVPQGVLDITLYRDDLSTIAPQPVVKATRLPEDIAGKLVVLCDDVLYTGRTGRAAIDALLDYGRPRAVRLAVLIDRGHRELPVQADIVGRNVPTARREVVEVLFDETDGSEEVRLMTRKEDA; this is encoded by the coding sequence TTGCAAGCCAATCTCGAACCGAAAGTCAGCCTGCTGGACCGCCAGCAGATGCAGCGCGTCATCCGCCGGATGGCCGGGGAAGTGGTGGAGATGGATGGGGTGGAGGGGCTGATGCTGGTGGGGATTCGCACCCGCGGGGTTCCTCTGGCGCAGCGTATGGCGGACGCCATCGAGGAGCTCGAGGGGGTGAAGGTGCCCCAGGGCGTCCTCGACATCACCCTCTACCGCGACGATCTCTCCACCATCGCGCCGCAGCCGGTGGTCAAGGCCACCCGCCTGCCGGAGGACATCGCCGGCAAGCTGGTGGTGTTGTGCGACGACGTGCTCTACACCGGACGCACGGGGCGCGCCGCCATCGACGCCCTGCTGGACTATGGCCGGCCCCGGGCGGTGCGGCTGGCGGTGCTCATCGACCGCGGTCATCGGGAGCTGCCGGTACAGGCGGATATCGTCGGCCGCAACGTGCCCACTGCCCGCCGGGAGGTGGTGGAAGTGCTCTTCGACGAGACCGACGGTTCCGAGGAGGTACGGCTGATGACTCGGAAGGAGGACGCGTGA